TACTTCAGGGAGCTTTCAAATTTAAGACACCTTGGTGTGAAAATTGATTTTGGTTTGCCTAAGTCATCTTTACCTAATTTCACCTTTAATCACTTCTGTCACAGGTAGTCTTTAGTAATAAGAATAACTATGTTGATCTAGAAGGGCATGGCATACATCCCTCGAGGTGTTGGTCTAATAAACTGTGATCAGAGTTTAGAAAGGTGCAGAGGTTTTAAAAGTAGTCTCAGAAACCCACACtgtatttcaatattatttcagAATACCTGTGCTGCCCCAGTGGGGTAGCCTCGTTAATCACCTGTTGGCAGGTAGAAAGAGGATTTTAGCGTTTCTGTGAATGATGCTACTCTGTGTAATGCAACCGTAAGGTCCTTCAGTTATATTTTCCTCAAGAGACTTCTTAGATATTGATCAGTGGAATAAAGTCATTGAGCAGCTGGGAACGCCGTCTGCGGATTTTATGAAGAAACTCCAGCCAACCGTGAGGAATTATGTAGAAAACAGACCGAAATACCCTGGAATCAAATTTGAAGAGCTCTTCCCAGATTGGATATTCCCATCAGAATCCGAACGagacaaaattaaaagtaagatGCCCTTCATTTTCCCTCATACCTGTTTCTGCAGCCTGACACCCCTGGACGTGGGGAGATAAAATAGTGGAAGCCCTCAAATTGAGTGAGGTACAGGTGAGCCTGAAGGCTTCTAGACCTAAAAGTTCTGTCCTCAACAGAATGGCCTCATGGAAACCTTTGGTCAAAACAAAAAGGTTCACGTCAGTCTGAAAAACTCATGTTAATTATAGCAATTGGAATTCACACAGTTTTCAGGTCCATGGAACACTTGAATTAAGATTCTAGCCcataattgattaaaaaaaaaaaagtgggtgcctcagtggctcagtggttgaccatctgcctttggtcaggttgtgatcctgggatcaagtcccagattggcctccccacagggagcctgcttctccctctacctacttctttgcctctttctctgtgtctttcatgaataaataaataaaatctttaaaaaaaaaaaaaaaagctgcttctccctttctcctgtgCCCGTCAccaaaaacatgatttaaaagaataaatttctctcCACATCAGGGTAAACTGCCTCGGTCAGAAAAGCTCTGTCTCTCCTTTGCCTACCCATGTGAACTTTAATTGCCTAAACCTATGTGAGCCTTACATTTGACTAAGTTACTGAGCTTGTTGGTTTTTTTCTAGCAACTaacctctagatttttttttaagtgtctgtttCCAACATTATATATAGCTGTGGTCATAGCGGAGGTATCTGTAAAGTATTCTATGGTGTGCAAATGTGAGATTGTTTTATGGCTTAAAAAGCCTGTTCTAATTTTGTTTTGATGGGCCATCAAGAGAAAAGCCTTGCTCATGCTCTGTGCCTGCACTCCAGGCAGCGCCATCCTTATCTCAgctcccctgcctgccctggtGGCAGCATTCCCCGGGCACCATGTCAGCCTCTGGCTGGCCTGTGTCCACCTGGTACCCTTTTCCCAGGCCCTGCCACTCCTCCCCTCCCAGTTCCAGAGGCAAGAAACCTGAGTTGGAAGACCAGATTTGTAGTGAAAGTGCCTCCTTGGcttattcttaaagaaaaagcCTCAGCTGATCCAGAACCTATCAAAAATGTCAAGTTTTAATACATCTTTGTTCTATCTGTACTGTCacattttctctgtgattttCTATGTTTCagcattaatttattaattaatctgATATTTGTTTTCATCCTAGCGAGTCAAGCCAGAGATTTGTTGTCAAAAATGTTAGTGATAGATCCTGACAAGCGGATCTCTGTAGATGAAGCTTTACGTCACCCTTACATTACTGTTTGGTATGACCCTGCTGAAGCTGAAGCGGTAAGCATCTGTTTCGGAAAGACTCGTGTGTAAAGGCAGGGAGTCCGCTTCCTTGGATCTTCTGTCGTTCCAGAATGGCCTCAGTAAGGATAGCAAGTTCTAGATTTCAGAGGACTCCCGAATACAAAGAGGCCAGGGGTTGTCCAAGACCTGGCCTGCTTCTGGGACCTTTGCTCTGGGGCTGTCGCTCAGTGTACTTTAGGGGTGGACATGCTTCTGCTGTGGTGATAGCATTGTCTTCCTTTATGCAGATGCTGATGTATGAGTGTAATAACACGGTTTACTAAGCCTCCATCGTGTACCTGGCAAGGTGCCATGTGCTTTGCCTATAACACCTTGGTTAAGCCACCCCCTCAGAGAGGCTTAAGAAACTTGCTGAAAAGCACAAGTTTATTTATCCTTTCCCAGAGGCACTTGCTGGGCGAGTTCCACTTCCGAGCTCAGTGTTCAGGCGCATTTTCCCTTAGCAGCACCAGCATGGGTGATCTCTGGCTGTAAGCGAGATAACTGGCATAGGGGTGGGCTCATTTTAGGGCTGgcctgtagattttttttttttttttagtttttttttttttttttttggcctgtagATTTAACCACCACAGAAACATAACGTTTCATATGAAAGTCCCATTTATAATAAGCATgtgatttttaaggaaatttttggGATGGCCCAATGTGAGCTGCGGATTGGGTACAGGGGCTCTAACATGAACTGTAAACCTGAGCTGGCATGTCCTTATCCAGGACTGGTCTCTAGGAAGTGGCTCAAATTACTGATTTTATAGTTACATTTGGACAGATGCCTTTAGGGTGTCTTGAGGTCATGTTATAATTAAGAGGACCATAATAGCTCCATTTTGGGGGGGGCTAATTTCCCTCTAATTATTTTGATTCTGAAAATGATGTAATATCACActtataaagaaatctttaaaaagctacATATGAAATGAAAGCCACATGATACATAGATTAGACTCTCCCTGGTGATTTTAGTGTCTTCATGCCTCGTTATGGTTTTAACTGTTGACTtcatatgtaatttaattttcagCCACCACCTCAGATTTACGATGCCCAGttggaagaaagagagcatgcaatTGAAGAGTGGAAAGGTAAAGAACAGAGCTGATTTTGCCACTCGCTTGCGGCACTTTACTCTCAGCAGTAGCCTTCCTAGGGTAGGAGCTAGGGACCATGCAGCCCCTCTCAGCCCATCTCTTCACAATCCCTAGCACAGAAGAAACTTGCAGATAACAATTAGTGAGGAGCAGGTATGGATTGCATATTGTTTGCTTCTGAAGACTGTAAGATAAACCAAACAACCCACAATAAACTAAACCCATAATCAGGAGGTCAAATAACAATTTTCCATTAAGAAGCAGAATCAGTAGTAGTTGAGAACCATGGTCAGTGCAGGTCAAAGGTGGCAATGTGCCCTGCCCAAGCAGATCATGTCTCCTTGCTCCGGGGCGTCCAGAGTGCCATGACCTGCATGAACACATGCTCAGCAGGCCGACACACACAGGCACAGCCTGTGGCCAACGGTTGGCTCATAGGCCTCCAGAAATGTTTGCAGTGTTCTCATCTTGATTCACAAAGGCCAAAATTTTAAGAACCCCTAATGCTTCCTTAGTATGTTGTTAGCTTTTCTCACAAATCAGAATCAAGGAAATGGAGGTTGAAGCCAAGAAATGACTGAGGAACTTGGATTAATTTCTGGCCAGTCTGGAGGGGCTTCTCACCCATAGATAGATATCAGTTCCTTTTGGAGAATCCCAAGTAACAATGGAGAGAAACATGTGCAAACAGTGTGAAAGCATCCAGTACTCTGAAATGCTCTGTGAGAGCCCTTTTGCTGGTCTCCAGCCCCTTATAAAACCCCCTGTGGGTTCAGAACTGCCTACGTTTTTGGCTGCCCTAACAGTTGAGTTAAAGACGTgggtgttttggtttttgtagGTGATACTATTGAGTTAACCAGATGATATTATTGAATTAACTGTataccataattaaaaataaggcaTCACAGTGCCCTTGGAGTGGTTCTGATTGATTAGAAAGCAGGGTTCAGAGACACAAAGAAACTGATGAAGccttttaacttgcatttccatTTGAAGAACTGATTTATAAAGAAGTGCTGGATTgggaagaaagaagcaagaaTGGTGTTGTGAAAGATCAGCCTTCAGGTTAGTGATTGCTTTAATAGTTTGATCTTAGCACCCCCTCAACCCCATTTCCAAACTGGCAGCAGTGCGCTAAATGCTGGCTTGACCAGCACTGGGCCTGAAAGCTCCCCGAGGTAGATGGTCTTCCTGTCTCAGTGTGTCGTGGTAGCAGCAGCTAACGGGTTACTGATGTAACAGGCACTAAACTGTGTTATAGACATCCCTGCTCTGCACTTGTCCCTGCTGCTGTCAgctcagtttacagatgagggagcTGATTTAAAATGTTACCAATTTGTGTGACCCTCTTTgtaccaccacacacacacacacacacacacacacacacacatacacacagtgatTAAAGAAAATTAGCATGAATCTAAGCAAAATggaatttggttttcttttgagaaaatcaTTCATGTGATTCTCCTGTATTTGTACTTGGTCTGCCTGGGAATCTGTTCACACCGTGTGACTGTTAGAGACCTAACACATGTGTCAGTAGGATCCCACCTGCTTCCTAAGTGAACTCCTTTGAGTTGTATTTATCTTCTCACTTCACATCCtctgccaccccccacctccacccccacaggAGCACACGCACACAGAAGTGCAGATTGCACCGTGTACtcattcttgaattttatatTCAGCATGACATATGTGTCAAGCATCTAGAGATTATGTAACTTTAGCACAGATTTAGGTGCTGTGGTTAATCAGGCACAAATTTAAGAATGCAAGCACTGGCCTCCAAGAGCTCgactgttttatttttgctcaaaCCAGCCTAAAATATGGACAGTCGGTAATGGCATGGTTTTGTGTACTTCAGAAATCAAAACATcagtattggaaaaaaaaaaaaaaaaaaacaaaaacatcagtATTGGGgatgtagaaaacaaaaataaaatgaacaagagGCCactaaattttttccttttttttttgtttgtatacagtctttaacagtttttttttaatttaaattcagttagccaacatatagtacatcattagtttcagatgtagagttaataattcatcagttgcatacaacacccagtgcttcatcacatcacgtgccctccttaatgtgtatcacccagttaccccatcccctcacccacttcccctccagcaaccctcagttttgtttcctagagttaagagcctcttatggtttgtctccctctctgatttctttccactCCATTTATATTACAAAAGAATTCTTCAAAGGTTCCTGTTTTTTCCCTTGGACAAAGTGTTGATGATTATAGCTGAAATGTCTGATGACCGTTGAACCCTATTTGGGCTTCAGCCTTTTGTGACACCTATATTTGTAGGATAGATGCAGCAATTTTctattaatatcttttttaaagaagcatatttttcaaacattataCACATGCACAGATGTGATGTTTAGCCactaggaagaaaaggagaatgttGTAGGGACAGACAAGAAATTTTTGGAATACTGGACCCAAAGAGAGACTCCAGAAAAAGTTGGGCACGTGTAGCAGGCTCATGGGTTGTTAGTACGAGCAGTTAGGCTGGGGGGCCACAGAAGCATGGAGCTGAGAAAGGCCTCATGTCTCACTGCCCGAACCTGCAGCAGTGTCGTGCCtcagattttattatatttggttTTCTTAGCACAGATGCAGCAGTAAGTAGCAATGCCACTCCTTCCCGGTCATCATCCATCAACGACATCTCATCCATGTCCACGGAGCAGACGCTGGCCTCAGACACAGACAGCAGCCTTGATGCCTCGACGGGACCCCTCGAAGGCTGCCGATGATAAGTCACAAGTAACAAGCTCGTCAACAGTGAAGGAGCTCTCGCTTCCATGGGCCTGAAATGCTTGGGGGTTGATGGAACCAAACAGAAAACTCCATGTTCTGCATGTAAGAAACACGATGCCTTGCCCCTACTCAGTTCTAATAGGATTGCCTGCCTAGATTCTACAACGAAGCAGATTATGTCTGGAGAAAACACGTGCAAGCCACACTCTTAGAGATTTTGTTCAAGGTCATTTCAGGTGAGCAATTAgaatagacaattttttttttaagttgtgcgGTCATAGTGACAATTTCTCATCCTCATAACTGTTGGGACTTACATGCATGTGACCACATGTGCTTGCTCAGACTTGCCATCTAGCACTTTGGAAATCAGTATTTAAATGCCAAATAATCTTCCAGGTAGTGCTGCTTCTAGAATGATCTCTTAATCCTCTCAAGTAATTTGGTGTCTGTccagaaaaaatagatttatgtgTTAATTGGCCACCATCATATTATCACGTCTTACCTTTTATGATACAATTTATTCTATCTTTTGTATTTCAGAAGGAATATAATTAaatctatttaataaaaaaatacaacttttttttaaattttcatgttttgGGCTGAGAATTATCACTGCTGAAATCTAGACATTTATATGGACACTTTGTTTCCTCTAAATTGTCTGAATTTGGGATGAGTGTACATTCATCTTTATTGcatgataaaattttaagttttgtgcTGCCTAAGACAGATATACCTTTAAAATCCTAATCTACCCTCACTCATTTTTCCTGGTCTTCTGgacttattaatttaaaatcccACCTAAAACTTCGCCTTCTTGATCAGGCACCTAACACTTCATGTCAACAACACAATGGCAGATTCTCAAGTCCATTAGCGGTGAGAGTAGAATTTGACAAGACGGTCACTGAAGCTGACTGCGGTGACTTCCTGAGCGCTTGCTTTCCCCAAGCCTGGTCAGGGTCATTCCCTCATTCCTGGGGAGGTGCACCATCTCCCAGGACAGCGTTTCCAATTTCCAACCTAATGTTCttatttggcttttctttctttgctgaaaGAAGCCACATAACCCCATCCATCCACCCCCAACCTCCCCACACTTGGATCTGTTCGAGGAAGCGAAGTGATTCCAAACGcctgtgtggtggtggtggtggttttttccACTTCGTGGAGCATCCCCTTTTCCTAAGGGAAACCCATGAATTTTCTGGGAAACCTCCTCATGGGGTTTTTTTGGAGGAAGTGCCCTCAAGAGTGGTGATTAACCATTGAGTACTTTCTGATTTAAAACTGCTCACCTGAAATTGATGCTTTCAGACTTTCTGATGTGGAAATTATTCAGAGTTCACTAAGCTACTGAGTACTGAAGTGTCACTGCAGAAATGGAGTTACAATGATCACATTTTTTTGGTTACCTGTGCTCCTAATGCTTGCCCCATGAGCTTATTCTGTTAAAAATTCATATCTTGTGTTTTACTGTTTTTGGAAGCTATTGGGTCAGCATTCTATAGGAATGTGTTCTGAGGAGGAACTTTGataagaaattttattataaatattatcaaaaagatatgATTCTCTCGCACCAGTTGTATCTTATTGGTGGGTCTGATCACTGGAAACTGGAACCCTTGATGAACAAAATTATTATTGAAGGTAATAGTTTTATATTGTGAGGTTTAGACACATTCAGGTACAAGATGGAAATTCTGACTTGGATTAAAGGAGAAATACCTATTATGATATGGCTCAGGATGGTTTTGGCTTTGGAGGCCTGATGGTATAGTGAAGAAAGTTATCATTATCTATATATAAACATCTTAAAATGGCCTTTTCTCtaatacatattctttaaaaagacttcactaaatctatctttaaatagaaaa
Above is a window of Canis lupus baileyi chromosome 10, mCanLup2.hap1, whole genome shotgun sequence DNA encoding:
- the MAPK9 gene encoding mitogen-activated protein kinase 9 isoform X5, encoding MFFSSLLKARITGYLVMELMDANLCQVIHMELDHERMSYLLYQMLCGIKHLHSAGIIHRDLKPSNIVVKSDCTLKILDFGLARTACTNFMMTPYVVTRYYRAPEVILGMGYKENVDIWSVGCIMGELVKGCVIFQGTDHIDQWNKVIEQLGTPSADFMKKLQPTVRNYVENRPKYPGIKFEELFPDWIFPSESERDKIKTSQARDLLSKMLVIDPDKRISVDEALRHPYITVWYDPAEAEAPPPQIYDAQLEEREHAIEEWKELIYKEVLDWEERSKNGVVKDQPSDAAVSSNATPSRSSSINDISSMSTEQTLASDTDSSLDASTGPLEGCR